One genomic region from Fictibacillus marinisediminis encodes:
- a CDS encoding class I SAM-dependent DNA methyltransferase, giving the protein MGREFISLFDEWAESYDQSVSGQDEEYKEVFDRYGEILEAVASRTTGTVAEFGVGTGNLTEKLLDAGRTVYGIEPSKGMREKTKARFADLQLFDGDFLAFPELPGEIDAIVSTYAFHHLTDKEKDSAIQLYSQILKENGKIVFADTAFINEADRQERYRIVKDQGYLNLLQDLQTEYYTTLEVLKEIFQKYGFEVSFEKLNTYVWLMEAVKTKKI; this is encoded by the coding sequence ATGGGCAGAGAATTTATTTCGTTATTTGATGAGTGGGCAGAATCATACGATCAATCAGTCTCAGGCCAAGATGAAGAATATAAGGAAGTATTTGATCGATATGGAGAAATTCTTGAAGCGGTTGCCTCAAGGACGACAGGAACTGTCGCAGAATTTGGAGTGGGTACTGGAAACCTGACCGAAAAACTGCTGGATGCCGGGAGAACGGTTTATGGTATTGAACCTTCTAAAGGCATGCGGGAAAAGACAAAAGCCCGTTTTGCAGATCTGCAGCTTTTTGATGGAGACTTTTTGGCATTTCCAGAACTTCCTGGAGAGATTGATGCTATCGTAAGCACCTATGCTTTCCATCACCTTACAGATAAAGAAAAAGACTCTGCTATCCAATTATATAGCCAGATTTTAAAGGAAAATGGTAAAATTGTATTTGCGGATACAGCTTTCATTAATGAGGCGGACCGGCAGGAAAGGTACCGCATCGTAAAAGATCAAGGTTATTTAAACCTGCTGCAGGATCTTCAGACGGAATATTATACGACGCTTGAAGTGCTGAAAGAAATTTTTCAAAAATATGGTTTTGAAGTTTCTTTTGAAAAATTAAATACCTACGTCTGGCTGATGGAAGCTGTTAAAACGAAAAAAATTTAA
- a CDS encoding YrrS family protein codes for MSRKQYRSRFEKRKQNRTLNIAIGVVILLIIIVGANIFMNGGSSPTSSSPAHGNQDKKNHSSSSKTDTKKKDDSIVVDENKNKDSSGTDQNSSSQKDDSEDKNKDDAAKKETDKPEGGGPDGPWDPVGTSQSGTHTKSYDKGTPDWNEQTKALSYATGIPEDQMTLLWLGNGGAPDKSVGRVLSKEDGSRYEVQLQWEDGKGWKPTSVTKN; via the coding sequence ATGAGCAGAAAACAATACCGTTCTCGCTTTGAAAAGCGAAAACAAAATCGAACATTAAACATTGCAATCGGAGTAGTTATCCTTTTGATTATAATTGTCGGAGCTAACATATTCATGAACGGAGGCAGCAGCCCGACGTCTTCTTCTCCTGCTCACGGTAATCAGGATAAGAAAAACCATTCCTCTTCCTCTAAAACCGATACAAAAAAGAAAGACGACTCGATCGTCGTAGATGAAAATAAGAATAAAGATTCCTCTGGTACGGATCAGAATTCTTCTTCGCAGAAAGATGACAGCGAAGATAAAAATAAAGATGATGCAGCTAAAAAAGAGACCGATAAACCTGAAGGGGGAGGCCCAGATGGTCCATGGGATCCTGTGGGAACTTCACAATCAGGCACACACACCAAATCGTACGATAAAGGAACTCCGGACTGGAACGAACAAACAAAGGCTTTATCCTATGCAACAGGAATACCCGAAGATCAAATGACATTATTGTGGCTGGGTAATGGAGGGGCACCGGACAAATCGGTAGGACGTGTCCTTTCAAAGGAAGATGGAAGCCGCTATGAAGTTCAGCTTCAATGGGAAGACGGCAAAGGCTGGAAACCTACAAGCGTTACAAAAAATTAA
- a CDS encoding peptidoglycan D,D-transpeptidase FtsI family protein: protein MKIIHKRIVISGSLFLLGLFLLAGRLIQIQLVSTESFSKHKVNLIDESVRQRTHSFTINEGRGLLLDRNGEMISAELKPAVILFPFLQGEAKVIDKVADVLGKSPSVIRRAIEGHEEPFVIADEKDDITTETMERINKLKLPGVYAHYIARNKHSEFASSLLGVTGQAPEVIKKNYKDKLDKGMISVNTKIGKTGFQQAFDPFLISEGETKLIYHVDRSGSPLFGLNVKYLAPSNPFYPVSVKTTVDSKLQAILERAVDVSGIKNGGAVLLDVSSNELLGMVSRPYKTGLSKNQMLTRHAPGSVFKIVTAAAAIEHKDLQKERTFDCDLGIDGKKAKHPLGNLDFNSSFSQSCNRTFGLLANDMMKKDHSMLDDYAKKLGLTGRSGWNGQVYHYQDFKQFPEEEHATIWADRYDKNQPLAISQTAIGQKDVQVTPLSIANMIAGIARGGKVEEVKGATKILYKNGNTLLTFQDHKKKAEIQPYTAQKLQMLLRGVVTDPKGTGRALQGLPYAVAGKSGTAEKGKANTSNKWFAGYFPADHPKYALVVIDLDYTGARTTVISAYADIVKKIYNNDKEK from the coding sequence ATGAAAATCATTCATAAACGCATAGTGATTTCCGGCTCGCTATTTCTTTTGGGTTTGTTTCTCCTTGCCGGGCGCCTGATTCAGATACAGCTAGTATCTACAGAATCCTTTTCAAAACATAAGGTCAATCTCATTGACGAGAGTGTAAGACAACGGACACATTCCTTTACAATCAATGAAGGAAGAGGGCTTCTGCTTGACCGAAATGGCGAGATGATCTCCGCGGAATTAAAGCCAGCTGTTATTTTATTCCCTTTTTTGCAGGGTGAAGCGAAGGTTATCGATAAAGTGGCGGATGTGCTGGGAAAAAGTCCTTCTGTAATTCGGAGAGCGATTGAAGGGCACGAAGAACCCTTCGTTATCGCTGATGAGAAAGATGATATAACGACCGAGACAATGGAAAGAATCAATAAATTAAAGCTTCCAGGAGTTTATGCTCATTATATTGCAAGAAATAAGCACTCGGAGTTTGCCAGTTCCTTGCTCGGCGTAACGGGACAAGCCCCGGAAGTGATCAAGAAAAATTATAAAGATAAACTTGATAAAGGGATGATCAGTGTTAATACAAAAATTGGAAAAACGGGATTTCAGCAGGCGTTTGATCCGTTTTTGATCTCTGAAGGAGAGACGAAGCTGATCTATCACGTTGACCGGTCAGGGTCTCCCCTTTTCGGTCTGAACGTTAAATACCTTGCTCCATCCAATCCCTTTTATCCGGTTAGTGTGAAAACCACGGTAGACAGCAAGCTGCAGGCCATTCTTGAGCGTGCTGTTGACGTAAGCGGTATAAAAAATGGCGGAGCTGTACTGCTGGACGTTTCGAGCAATGAACTGCTAGGTATGGTAAGCCGGCCATACAAAACAGGCTTAAGCAAAAACCAGATGCTGACTCGGCATGCTCCGGGTTCTGTTTTTAAAATCGTGACGGCGGCCGCTGCCATTGAGCATAAAGATCTTCAAAAAGAGAGGACGTTTGACTGTGACCTCGGGATTGATGGGAAGAAGGCCAAGCATCCACTAGGAAATTTGGACTTTAACAGCAGTTTCTCACAAAGCTGCAATCGGACATTCGGCCTGCTGGCTAATGATATGATGAAAAAAGATCATAGCATGCTGGATGACTATGCAAAGAAGCTTGGCTTGACCGGCAGATCAGGCTGGAACGGGCAAGTTTATCATTATCAAGACTTCAAACAGTTTCCGGAAGAAGAGCATGCAACGATCTGGGCTGACCGCTACGACAAAAATCAGCCATTAGCCATCTCTCAAACGGCGATCGGCCAAAAAGATGTCCAGGTTACACCTTTATCCATTGCAAACATGATAGCTGGCATCGCTCGTGGAGGAAAAGTGGAGGAAGTGAAAGGTGCGACAAAAATCCTGTATAAAAACGGGAATACCTTGCTTACTTTTCAAGACCATAAGAAAAAAGCAGAAATACAGCCTTATACTGCGCAAAAGCTTCAGATGCTTCTACGCGGCGTTGTAACCGATCCAAAAGGAACAGGGAGGGCGTTACAGGGTCTGCCATATGCAGTGGCGGGCAAGTCCGGAACGGCAGAGAAAGGGAAAGCTAATACTTCAAATAAATGGTTTGCCGGTTATTTTCCTGCCGACCATCCAAAATATGCGCTCGTTGTTATTGATTTAGATTATACAGGTGCACGTACAACTGTTATTTCGGCTTATGCCGATATTGTGAAAAAGATTTACAATAACGATAAAGAAAAATAA
- the greA gene encoding transcription elongation factor GreA — MSEEKKHYMTLEGKQKLENELEHLKTEKRKEVVERIKIARSFGDLSENSEYDAAKDEQAFVEARIVQLEKMVRDAVIIEENKAAGDSVSIGKSVKFLELPDGDEETYMIVGSAEADPFEGKISNDSPMAKSLLGKKVGEQVSVQTPGGEISVRILEVK; from the coding sequence ATGTCAGAAGAGAAAAAACATTATATGACGCTTGAAGGCAAGCAAAAATTAGAGAACGAATTAGAACATTTAAAGACTGAAAAAAGAAAAGAAGTAGTAGAACGTATAAAAATCGCTCGCAGCTTCGGTGATCTTTCCGAAAACTCGGAGTATGATGCTGCAAAAGACGAACAGGCTTTTGTTGAAGCCAGAATCGTTCAATTGGAGAAAATGGTACGCGATGCCGTGATCATTGAAGAAAATAAAGCGGCAGGAGACAGCGTATCCATCGGAAAATCTGTAAAGTTTCTTGAGCTTCCAGATGGTGACGAAGAAACTTACATGATTGTCGGAAGCGCGGAGGCCGATCCGTTTGAAGGAAAAATCTCAAATGATTCTCCGATGGCAAAAAGCCTTTTAGGCAAGAAAGTCGGAGAGCAGGTTTCAGTACAAACTCCAGGCGGAGAAATAAGTGTACGAATTTTAGAAGTAAAATAA
- the udk gene encoding uridine kinase: MVQKPIVIGVAGGSGSGKTTVAKEIYRQFADQSILIIEQDSYYRDQSDKTMDERLKTNYDHPLAFDNELLIRQINELLEYKSIEKPVYDYTAHTRSDKIIPVEPKDVIILEGILILEDERLRDLMDIKLFVDTDADVRIIRRMVRDTRDRGRTLESVIDQYTSVVRPMHNQFIEPTKRYADIIIPEGGQNRVAIDLMVTKIQTILEEKAILKK; encoded by the coding sequence ATGGTACAAAAACCGATTGTCATAGGGGTAGCAGGGGGTTCAGGCTCTGGAAAAACTACAGTTGCCAAGGAAATCTACCGCCAGTTTGCCGATCAGTCGATTCTGATTATAGAGCAGGATTCATATTACAGAGATCAATCCGACAAAACGATGGACGAGCGTCTCAAAACAAATTATGATCATCCTCTGGCTTTTGACAATGAATTGCTTATTCGTCAAATAAACGAACTTTTGGAATATAAATCCATAGAAAAGCCGGTTTATGACTATACAGCACATACAAGAAGTGATAAAATTATCCCAGTTGAACCGAAAGATGTAATCATTCTTGAAGGTATTTTAATTTTGGAAGATGAGCGTCTAAGGGACCTAATGGATATCAAACTATTTGTCGACACGGATGCCGATGTCCGGATTATCCGGCGTATGGTCAGGGACACCCGTGACAGAGGACGCACGCTCGAATCAGTGATCGATCAGTATACATCAGTAGTCCGTCCGATGCATAACCAGTTCATTGAACCTACAAAACGGTATGCGGATATCATTATCCCGGAAGGCGGACAAAACCGGGTAGCGATCGATTTGATGGTCACCAAAATTCAAACTATCCTTGAAGAAAAAGCAATCCTAAAAAAATGA
- a CDS encoding O-methyltransferase — translation MITKEVQDYIEELIPDRDPRIMEIEEYAKEHSVPIMELVGIEALLQHLRIIQPKKILEVGTAIGYSAIRMAEAVPDASIVTIEKDPERYELAVANIKELGFTDRITVLQGDANELAAEAEKHAPFDVVFIDAAKGQYQRFFENYGRQLRPKGIMISDNILFKGYVADDSEVETRRLASLVRKIRSYNEFLMNHEEYTTAILPVGDGLAISMKKDKEQR, via the coding sequence TTGATCACAAAAGAAGTACAGGACTATATCGAAGAATTAATTCCTGATCGGGATCCGAGAATAATGGAAATTGAGGAGTATGCAAAAGAGCATAGTGTTCCGATCATGGAGCTCGTCGGCATTGAAGCCTTGCTTCAGCACCTCCGAATTATCCAGCCGAAAAAAATCCTGGAGGTAGGAACAGCCATAGGGTATTCTGCGATTCGTATGGCAGAAGCTGTACCAGATGCTTCGATCGTTACCATTGAGAAAGATCCAGAACGATACGAGCTGGCTGTGGCCAATATTAAGGAATTAGGATTTACGGACAGAATAACTGTATTGCAGGGTGACGCCAATGAATTAGCAGCAGAGGCAGAAAAACATGCACCCTTCGATGTTGTATTTATAGATGCCGCAAAAGGGCAATACCAGCGTTTTTTTGAGAACTATGGAAGACAGCTTCGGCCGAAGGGCATCATGATCTCAGATAATATTCTATTTAAAGGCTATGTTGCCGATGACAGCGAGGTTGAAACGCGACGGCTGGCATCCTTAGTCAGAAAGATTCGTTCTTACAATGAGTTTCTCATGAACCACGAAGAGTATACAACTGCCATTCTGCCTGTCGGCGACGGCTTAGCCATCAGCATGAAAAAGGATAAAGAGCAGCGTTAG
- the mltG gene encoding endolytic transglycosylase MltG, whose protein sequence is MLILNTVSGGPLDSGRKNRKRNTAVVLFLIFVIIAAAAVYGYTYIKDALGPVNPHNNKKITVDIPIGSSVSTIGKILEDKGLITSSMVFQVYAKSKESGNLQAGVYDLKPSMNVDQLIAALKNGKVFRHPETSFTIPEGFIIPQVAEVLAKNTGQSKEQVMKIMNDRTFVKELQAQFPIIDNKVYDKKVYYPLEGYLFPAKYEFDEKKPDVKAVIKKMVEKTQRVIDNYQAEIKKSKKKPYEVLTLASMIEEEAQRPEDRPKISGVFYNRLKKKMTLDSDPTVKYARKNFKVQVLYKELKFDSPYNTYKYPGLPIGPVASPGEESIKAALKPEPSGYYFFYARPNGQVIYTKTYKEHTKVVQKYRDEWQAHARKS, encoded by the coding sequence GTGTTAATATTAAATACGGTTTCCGGAGGCCCTCTTGATTCCGGCCGGAAAAACCGAAAAAGAAATACAGCAGTCGTTCTATTTCTGATCTTTGTGATCATTGCCGCAGCTGCTGTATATGGATATACATACATAAAAGATGCGCTTGGACCTGTAAACCCACATAACAATAAAAAGATTACGGTAGATATACCGATTGGTTCTTCAGTTTCCACTATCGGAAAAATTTTAGAAGACAAAGGGCTGATCACCAGCAGCATGGTCTTTCAGGTGTATGCCAAATCTAAAGAGTCTGGAAATTTGCAGGCTGGCGTCTATGACCTTAAACCTTCAATGAATGTCGATCAGCTGATCGCCGCTTTAAAGAACGGTAAAGTATTTCGCCATCCTGAAACCTCCTTCACCATACCTGAAGGGTTTATCATTCCGCAAGTAGCCGAAGTATTGGCGAAAAACACCGGCCAAAGCAAAGAACAAGTAATGAAGATTATGAACGACAGAACATTTGTGAAAGAGCTGCAGGCGCAGTTTCCTATTATTGATAATAAAGTTTATGACAAAAAGGTCTATTATCCGCTTGAAGGGTATTTGTTCCCTGCGAAATATGAGTTTGATGAGAAAAAACCTGATGTAAAAGCGGTTATAAAGAAAATGGTGGAAAAAACGCAAAGGGTCATAGATAACTACCAGGCTGAAATTAAAAAAAGCAAGAAAAAGCCTTATGAAGTTCTGACTTTAGCATCAATGATTGAAGAGGAAGCTCAAAGGCCAGAAGATCGTCCTAAAATATCAGGCGTTTTTTACAACCGGTTAAAAAAGAAAATGACGCTTGATTCCGATCCAACCGTTAAATATGCACGTAAGAACTTTAAAGTACAAGTTCTCTACAAAGAACTAAAGTTTGACTCACCTTATAATACGTATAAATATCCAGGGCTGCCCATTGGCCCGGTGGCATCTCCAGGTGAAGAATCGATTAAGGCTGCACTGAAGCCAGAACCGTCGGGATATTACTTTTTCTATGCCCGCCCAAACGGTCAAGTGATTTATACAAAAACATACAAGGAACATACAAAAGTCGTTCAAAAATACCGGGATGAATGGCAGGCGCACGCAAGGAAAAGCTAA
- a CDS encoding DUF1292 domain-containing protein — MANEEKEHIIIPGEDGEENLFEVLMTIDGSTTPTGHSYILLVPAGDDQEDEESEEQEVFPFRFVDKGEGEDDIELFPLETDEEWQMIEETLNAFQDEEE, encoded by the coding sequence ATGGCAAATGAAGAAAAAGAGCACATTATCATTCCAGGAGAAGATGGAGAAGAGAACCTGTTTGAAGTACTAATGACGATTGACGGAAGCACCACTCCGACAGGCCATTCTTACATTCTGCTCGTACCAGCTGGTGACGATCAAGAAGATGAGGAGAGCGAAGAGCAGGAAGTTTTTCCTTTCCGTTTTGTAGACAAGGGTGAAGGGGAAGACGATATCGAGCTTTTCCCTCTTGAAACAGATGAAGAGTGGCAAATGATCGAAGAAACACTAAACGCTTTTCAAGATGAAGAAGAATAA
- the ruvX gene encoding Holliday junction resolvase RuvX, which produces MTRILGLDVGSHTVGVAVSDAMGWTAQGIETVRRKPHQPDEVFERIGEWVKQYEVEEIVVGLPKNMNGSIGPSGEACQEFAREAEKRFELPVVLWDERLTTMAAEKMLISADVSRKKRKQVIDKMAAVLILQGYLDSRQLKN; this is translated from the coding sequence ATGACCAGAATTCTAGGACTTGATGTGGGTTCCCACACGGTTGGAGTGGCCGTCAGCGATGCCATGGGCTGGACTGCTCAGGGAATTGAAACGGTCAGGAGAAAACCGCATCAGCCCGACGAAGTCTTTGAACGTATTGGCGAGTGGGTCAAACAGTACGAAGTTGAAGAAATTGTAGTAGGCTTACCCAAAAACATGAACGGATCCATTGGTCCGAGCGGTGAAGCATGCCAGGAATTTGCCCGAGAGGCTGAAAAGCGGTTTGAACTTCCCGTCGTGTTATGGGACGAGCGGTTAACGACGATGGCTGCCGAAAAAATGCTGATTTCAGCAGATGTCAGCCGCAAAAAAAGGAAACAAGTGATTGATAAGATGGCAGCGGTTTTGATTCTGCAAGGTTATTTAGACAGCCGCCAATTAAAAAATTGA
- a CDS encoding IreB family regulatory phosphoprotein → MSSMDKTMKFNFHDDSMDPNVQKVLFSVYEALQEKGYNPINQIVGYLLSGDPAYIPRHKDARTMIRKIERDELIEELVKSYLDTKEKDSL, encoded by the coding sequence GTGAGTTCTATGGATAAAACAATGAAGTTTAATTTTCATGACGATTCAATGGATCCAAATGTGCAAAAAGTGCTATTCTCCGTTTATGAAGCACTGCAGGAAAAAGGCTATAACCCGATAAATCAAATTGTCGGGTATCTGTTATCAGGAGACCCAGCCTATATTCCGCGCCATAAGGATGCCAGAACGATGATTCGTAAAATTGAACGGGATGAACTTATTGAAGAACTGGTTAAATCCTATCTTGATACGAAGGAAAAGGATTCTCTCTAA
- the alaS gene encoding alanine--tRNA ligase, translated as MKTLTSAQVRQMFLDFFQEKGHSVEPSASLVPHEDPSLLWINSGVATLKKYFDGRVIPENPRIVNAQKSIRTNDIENVGITARHHTFFEMLGNFSIGDYFKEEAIIWAWEFLTDPKWIGFDPEMLSVTIHPEDDEAFDIWNKTVGVPAERIIRLEGNFWDIGEGPSGPNTEIFYDRGETYGKDPEDPELYPGGENDRYLEVWNLVFSEFNHNPDGTYTPLPKKNIDTGMGLERMVSVIQNVPTNYDTDLFIPVIRMTEQLSGSKYGVSKETDTAFKVIADHIRTVAFAVSDNALPSNEGRGYILRRLIRRATRFAKQIGLDRPFMFELVPTVADIMVDFYPEVKEKVPFIQRVIKNEEERFHETINEGLAILEDVIQKEKASGSSTIAGKDAFKLYDTFGFPFELTEEYAAEHNMEVDRAGFEKEMEAQRERARSARQDVDSMQVQGGVLSDIKTNSEFVGYDEERSTSKVLETLQNGERVDLLGEGEEGQVILDLTPFYAESGGQVADQGTIIGEGVELYVKDVQKAPNGQNLHTVMVVKGSLRTGIEVVAQVNAEKRAAIVKNHTATHLLHQALKDVLGTHVNQAGSQVAPGRLRFDFSHFGSISPEELERIEEIVNQKIWKTIAVDKMLKPIDEAKAMGAMALFGEKYGKVVRVVQIGDYSLELCGGCHVHNTSEIGLFKILSETGIGAGTRRIEAVTGQEAYQAMKEQVQVLRDAAAILKTSTKEVPHRIETLQSQIRELQREKEALSSKLGNMEAGSLINEKVEVNGVSLIVKKVNAADMNGLRSIVDDLKNKLSSGIVVLGAVNNDKVNIVAGVTKDLISKGYHAGNLVKEVASRCGGGGGGRPDMAQAGGKDPEKLESALESVVDAVKSVC; from the coding sequence ATGAAAACTTTAACATCTGCTCAAGTAAGACAAATGTTTCTGGATTTTTTCCAGGAGAAGGGCCACAGTGTCGAGCCAAGTGCATCACTCGTCCCCCACGAAGATCCGTCTTTGCTATGGATTAATAGTGGAGTAGCAACGCTGAAAAAATACTTTGACGGCAGGGTCATCCCTGAAAATCCAAGAATCGTGAATGCGCAGAAATCAATCCGTACCAATGATATTGAAAATGTAGGTATCACAGCAAGACACCACACATTCTTTGAGATGCTTGGGAACTTTTCTATCGGGGACTATTTTAAAGAAGAAGCCATCATTTGGGCTTGGGAGTTTCTAACGGATCCAAAATGGATTGGATTTGATCCTGAAATGCTTTCTGTAACCATTCATCCGGAAGATGATGAAGCATTCGATATCTGGAACAAGACAGTAGGGGTGCCTGCAGAACGAATCATCCGTCTGGAAGGAAATTTCTGGGATATCGGTGAAGGGCCGAGTGGGCCAAACACAGAGATCTTCTATGACCGAGGAGAAACGTACGGTAAAGACCCAGAAGATCCGGAACTTTACCCGGGTGGAGAAAATGACCGTTATCTTGAAGTATGGAACCTTGTTTTTTCTGAGTTCAACCATAATCCTGATGGAACGTATACTCCACTTCCGAAGAAGAATATTGATACAGGAATGGGCCTTGAGCGCATGGTTTCCGTCATCCAGAACGTTCCGACCAACTATGACACAGATCTCTTCATCCCTGTGATTCGGATGACTGAACAGCTTTCAGGCAGCAAGTATGGAGTAAGCAAGGAAACGGATACGGCGTTTAAGGTAATTGCTGACCATATTCGAACGGTCGCTTTTGCGGTTTCAGACAATGCACTGCCTTCAAATGAAGGACGCGGATATATTCTTCGCCGCCTGATCAGAAGAGCGACACGTTTCGCTAAACAAATAGGCTTAGATCGTCCGTTCATGTTTGAACTTGTACCGACTGTTGCTGACATAATGGTTGACTTTTATCCTGAAGTGAAAGAGAAAGTTCCTTTTATTCAGCGCGTCATCAAGAACGAAGAGGAACGTTTCCATGAAACCATCAATGAAGGATTGGCGATTCTTGAGGATGTCATCCAAAAAGAAAAAGCATCAGGCAGCAGCACGATTGCAGGAAAGGATGCGTTTAAACTCTATGATACATTCGGTTTTCCTTTTGAACTGACTGAAGAGTACGCTGCTGAACACAATATGGAAGTCGACCGTGCCGGTTTTGAAAAAGAGATGGAAGCACAGCGTGAACGTGCTCGTTCAGCGCGCCAGGATGTAGATTCCATGCAAGTGCAGGGAGGCGTACTCAGCGATATCAAAACCAACAGTGAATTTGTCGGTTATGATGAAGAAAGAAGTACTTCAAAAGTGCTGGAGACTCTTCAAAACGGTGAGCGGGTAGACCTGCTAGGCGAAGGAGAAGAGGGGCAGGTCATCTTGGATCTCACTCCATTCTACGCTGAAAGCGGCGGTCAGGTAGCCGATCAGGGAACTATTATTGGAGAAGGTGTAGAATTGTACGTGAAGGATGTACAGAAGGCGCCGAACGGTCAGAACCTTCATACTGTAATGGTAGTGAAAGGAAGCTTGCGCACAGGGATTGAAGTCGTGGCACAAGTAAATGCTGAGAAGCGTGCTGCTATTGTAAAAAATCATACGGCTACCCACCTTCTGCATCAGGCGCTGAAAGATGTTCTGGGAACCCATGTTAATCAGGCTGGTTCTCAAGTCGCGCCAGGAAGACTTAGATTTGACTTCTCTCACTTCGGAAGTATTTCTCCTGAGGAACTGGAGCGCATCGAGGAAATCGTCAATCAGAAAATCTGGAAGACGATCGCAGTGGATAAAATGCTGAAACCAATCGATGAAGCAAAAGCTATGGGTGCAATGGCTTTATTCGGTGAAAAGTACGGAAAAGTAGTCCGTGTCGTTCAGATTGGGGATTACAGCCTTGAGCTTTGCGGTGGATGCCACGTTCATAATACATCTGAGATCGGGTTGTTTAAGATCCTTTCTGAGACAGGAATCGGTGCTGGAACAAGAAGGATTGAAGCTGTAACAGGACAGGAAGCATACCAGGCGATGAAGGAACAGGTTCAGGTTCTTCGTGACGCTGCTGCTATACTGAAAACCAGTACAAAAGAAGTGCCGCACCGCATCGAAACACTTCAAAGCCAAATTCGCGAACTTCAGCGTGAGAAGGAAGCTTTGTCTTCTAAATTAGGCAACATGGAAGCAGGAAGCTTAATCAACGAAAAAGTAGAGGTCAATGGTGTTTCTCTGATCGTTAAAAAAGTAAATGCGGCAGATATGAATGGCCTGCGTTCCATCGTTGATGATTTAAAAAATAAACTTTCGAGCGGAATTGTAGTACTCGGAGCAGTAAATAATGATAAAGTAAACATTGTAGCCGGTGTTACAAAAGATTTGATTTCAAAAGGCTACCATGCCGGCAATCTTGTAAAAGAGGTAGCTTCACGCTGCGGCGGAGGCGGCGGAGGCCGTCCTGACATGGCCCAAGCTGGAGGAAAAGATCCCGAAAAATTGGAATCTGCATTGGAATCGGTGGTTGATGCAGTTAAATCTGTTTGCTAA
- a CDS encoding AI-2E family transporter — translation MKWIIRLSLLVLLFLCGWLLLKLAPFWTPVLTTVKAVFIPFFIAVFITYLLHPLVEKLHHWGVPRTLAILFIYVLFFGGIGYGVYKGIPYMVLQIRELVSNIPAISKTYRNWLLEVDHHTSRLPRSIHLRIEDYIQSAEHYLEKSAANVIGSIKKIVDYFFVLIIIPFLVFYFLKDIDVIKRACWYITPRKWRKEGIHLLKDIDRSLGGYIRGQLFVGSLLGAAAVLALWLAGMPYPIILGIIIAITDVIPYFGPILGAVPVIFIAFTISVKMVLIVAGIMLVLQFIEGNILGPLIVGKSLHIHPALIILALLAGGEIGGILGLILAVPVFSILKVIVVHIRDHRLTAKIDKMP, via the coding sequence ATGAAGTGGATCATCCGCCTGTCTCTGTTGGTACTTTTGTTTCTGTGCGGCTGGCTGCTGCTTAAGCTTGCCCCTTTCTGGACACCTGTGCTGACAACGGTCAAAGCGGTGTTTATCCCTTTTTTTATTGCGGTGTTCATCACCTACTTGCTTCATCCACTCGTAGAAAAGCTGCATCATTGGGGCGTTCCGCGGACACTGGCGATTCTGTTTATCTACGTTTTGTTTTTTGGCGGTATCGGCTACGGAGTATACAAAGGCATCCCATACATGGTGCTTCAGATACGGGAACTCGTCTCAAATATACCTGCCATATCAAAAACGTACCGTAACTGGCTGCTGGAAGTGGATCACCATACCTCCCGGCTGCCTCGTTCCATTCATCTCCGCATTGAAGATTATATCCAATCGGCTGAACATTACTTGGAAAAAAGTGCGGCTAATGTGATCGGATCCATAAAAAAAATTGTCGATTATTTTTTTGTATTGATTATCATCCCGTTCCTTGTTTTTTATTTTTTAAAGGATATTGATGTAATTAAACGAGCATGCTGGTATATAACCCCGAGAAAATGGCGGAAAGAAGGCATTCACTTATTGAAAGATATTGACCGGTCTCTTGGCGGCTATATACGCGGGCAGCTGTTTGTCGGCAGTCTTCTCGGTGCAGCTGCTGTGCTCGCTCTCTGGCTGGCAGGTATGCCTTATCCGATTATTCTTGGGATTATTATAGCCATAACCGATGTTATCCCTTATTTTGGACCTATTCTTGGTGCTGTGCCGGTTATATTCATCGCATTCACAATCTCTGTAAAAATGGTGCTGATTGTTGCAGGGATTATGCTTGTGCTTCAGTTTATAGAAGGAAATATTTTAGGGCCTCTAATCGTTGGCAAAAGCCTTCATATCCATCCAGCTCTGATTATCCTCGCTCTCCTTGCAGGCGGAGAAATTGGGGGGATTTTGGGCTTGATTCTAGCTGTTCCTGTGTTTTCTATACTTAAAGTGATCGTTGTTCACATCCGTGATCACAGACTTACGGCAAAGATTGACAAAATGCCATAG